In a genomic window of Planctomycetota bacterium:
- a CDS encoding dockerin type I domain-containing protein: protein MWGTEAHPTGGSATVFQDLVDRYNSNLAPGGVPIDTRSAANSGLNSLGPGGSTQQVWLDFSQAPAGIFNASEQGGVLTFVEDIFDGYDVSFSLTQPAGASTRILFVPDSGGPFPSTLGGVADGIDFRNVIANNNAFVYTAGLAGAPSFNQVRFAANVAAHELGHTLGLRHYDSFGPIGSGVPNNSIRTSFAADFPGPIAGQAEFDLNLMSTPALGASNGNFNAFFQFGADLSVRSSIKLAFAAQGVIESEASANNNSIGSAQPVDLLELDVINNRPAGTQFAGEDLAARAAAVAGFISSGDVDYYSFEGTEGNIVSLEVISEAISNRLSNTVDTNVRLFDSSGSLVSYFSSVANNDDEVETFDSFIFDLVLPATDTYFVEVDNSLNFPTSNPIGSYELFITEFGEAAVTVLPGDFNGDGTVDLADFGILRANFGSMMATFEQGDANGDGTVDLADFGILRANFGSTSGSDVALLDAFYATSIPEPALLSLSAVGLLALRRRRA, encoded by the coding sequence ATGTGGGGCACTGAAGCCCACCCGACCGGTGGGTCGGCGACGGTCTTTCAGGACCTTGTCGATCGATACAACAGCAACCTCGCCCCGGGTGGCGTGCCGATCGACACGCGCTCCGCGGCGAACTCAGGTCTCAATTCGCTTGGCCCGGGCGGCAGCACCCAGCAGGTCTGGCTCGACTTCTCGCAAGCCCCGGCAGGGATCTTCAACGCGTCCGAGCAAGGGGGCGTGCTCACTTTCGTCGAGGACATTTTCGACGGCTACGACGTCAGCTTCAGCCTCACACAGCCGGCTGGTGCCTCCACGCGGATCCTCTTCGTTCCCGACAGCGGCGGCCCCTTCCCGTCGACGCTCGGCGGCGTGGCGGACGGGATCGACTTCCGAAACGTCATTGCGAACAACAACGCCTTCGTCTACACCGCCGGCCTGGCAGGAGCTCCGTCGTTCAACCAGGTTCGTTTCGCTGCAAACGTCGCGGCTCACGAGCTCGGACACACGCTGGGTCTGCGTCACTACGACAGCTTTGGCCCCATCGGCTCGGGCGTGCCCAACAACTCGATTCGAACGTCGTTTGCCGCTGATTTCCCGGGTCCGATTGCGGGACAGGCGGAGTTCGACCTGAACCTCATGTCGACGCCGGCCCTTGGCGCGAGCAATGGCAACTTCAACGCCTTCTTCCAGTTCGGGGCCGACCTGAGCGTTCGCTCGTCGATCAAGCTCGCCTTCGCGGCACAGGGCGTGATTGAGTCGGAGGCCTCCGCGAACAACAACTCGATCGGCAGCGCCCAGCCCGTTGATCTTCTTGAGCTCGACGTCATCAACAACCGACCGGCCGGGACGCAGTTCGCCGGCGAAGATCTCGCCGCCCGCGCCGCGGCCGTCGCCGGCTTCATCAGCAGCGGCGACGTCGACTACTACTCGTTCGAAGGCACCGAGGGCAACATCGTCAGCCTCGAGGTGATTAGCGAGGCAATCAGCAATCGCCTGAGCAACACCGTGGACACGAACGTCCGGCTGTTCGACTCCTCCGGCAGCCTCGTCAGCTACTTCAGCTCCGTCGCCAACAACGACGACGAGGTCGAGACTTTCGACTCGTTCATCTTCGACCTCGTTCTCCCGGCAACTGACACGTACTTCGTCGAGGTCGACAACAGCCTCAACTTCCCGACCAGCAACCCGATCGGCAGCTACGAGCTGTTCATCACCGAGTTCGGCGAGGCGGCCGTTACAGTCCTGCCGGGCGACTTCAACGGCGACGGCACCGTGGACTTGGCTGACTTTGGCATCCTGCGGGCCAACTTCGGCAGCATGATGGCCACCTTCGAACAGGGTGACGCCAACGGCGACGGCACGGTCGACCTGGCTGACTTCGGCATCCTGAGGGCCAACTTCGGCTCCACCTCCGGCTCCGACGTCGCGCTACTCGACGCGTTCTACGCGACAAGCATCCCCGAGCCGGCTCTGCTTTCGCTCAGCGCCGTCGGACTGCTCGCTCTGCGACGCCGACGCGCCTGA
- a CDS encoding S8 family serine peptidase — MNQRQPFERLEQRRLLSASFRGAVDSAVADRYADIAVEQVRQALPEASLAVSSSFARASDLDLYEPAELTQARQWVFIGEGDVAGATVEPSGVIDGVSIATFNNPANAMAALEASGSEAFYPLEARQQSRRVIPNDTRFNDQWHLRNTGQSGGLVGADANITDVWDTYRGAGVTIGIVDDGLHFDHPDLAPQYVAADSFDFNDNDPIPFASSPFDFHGTSVAGIAAARGFDGAGVTGAAPEANLSGLRLISGPSNDSQEAGALSFNNQSIDIYSNSWGPFDDGRRIEGPGPLTLAAIEQTATEGRDGLGGIITWAGGNGGDGDDSNRDGYANSRHTISVAAVNNFGVRSSYSEPGANHLVTAYSSGGSRGTTTTDGSNGFTNSFGGTSSATPLVSGVIALMLEANPDLTQRDVQHILVESAETIDPTDSSWQTNGAGHDVSVFYGHGAIDAEAAVNLALNWETVGDEISVDAFETVNQTIPENSTGITRTLTLPAGVDIEHIEVVLDITHGYRGDVVATLTSPDGTVSPLLRFTGQQGDSGNNYNNWVVTSTQHWGESSEGDWTLQLSDGFVGDIGVINSWGIAAFGTSSASPVNVLASDYDVDASQAVTFEFDKDVGASLDASDLVVTNADTGNVVAVTPSLSYDAIENVATFEFGNLPDGNYVAMLPAAAAEADGQPLVGDVSVPFFVLAADANADRVVDLSDFGILRSNFGSAGLFSDGDFNYDGTVDLADFGILRAQFGSAVAEPSSSLFADDEA; from the coding sequence ATGAACCAACGCCAGCCTTTCGAACGCCTCGAACAACGTCGTCTGCTCAGTGCCAGCTTCCGCGGGGCCGTCGATTCGGCCGTCGCCGATCGGTACGCGGACATTGCGGTCGAGCAGGTCCGCCAGGCGCTTCCCGAGGCGTCGCTGGCGGTGTCGAGCTCGTTCGCCCGTGCCTCGGACCTGGACCTGTACGAGCCGGCGGAGCTGACGCAGGCCCGGCAGTGGGTTTTCATCGGCGAGGGCGACGTGGCCGGCGCGACGGTCGAGCCGTCGGGCGTCATCGACGGCGTGTCGATCGCGACGTTCAACAACCCCGCAAACGCGATGGCTGCATTGGAAGCCTCGGGCAGCGAGGCGTTTTACCCGCTGGAGGCCAGGCAGCAGTCCCGGCGCGTCATCCCGAACGACACGCGGTTTAACGACCAGTGGCACCTGCGCAACACCGGCCAGTCCGGCGGTCTCGTCGGTGCCGACGCGAACATCACCGACGTCTGGGACACCTATCGCGGAGCCGGCGTGACGATCGGCATCGTCGATGACGGCCTGCACTTCGACCACCCGGACCTCGCCCCGCAGTACGTCGCGGCCGACAGCTTCGACTTCAACGACAACGACCCGATTCCCTTCGCCAGCAGTCCGTTCGACTTCCACGGCACCAGCGTCGCCGGCATCGCGGCCGCACGCGGGTTCGACGGGGCGGGCGTGACGGGCGCGGCACCCGAGGCGAACCTGTCGGGCTTGCGGCTCATCAGCGGACCGTCGAACGATTCGCAGGAGGCCGGGGCGCTCTCGTTCAACAACCAGAGCATCGACATCTACTCGAACAGCTGGGGGCCGTTCGATGACGGCCGACGCATCGAAGGGCCTGGCCCGCTGACGCTGGCAGCGATCGAGCAGACGGCCACCGAGGGTCGTGACGGGCTCGGCGGCATCATCACCTGGGCCGGCGGCAACGGCGGAGACGGCGACGACTCGAACCGCGACGGCTACGCCAACTCGCGCCACACCATCAGCGTCGCGGCCGTCAACAACTTCGGCGTCCGATCCAGCTATTCCGAGCCAGGTGCAAATCACCTCGTGACCGCCTACTCGTCTGGCGGCAGCCGAGGCACCACGACCACCGACGGCTCGAACGGCTTCACCAACTCGTTCGGCGGCACCAGCAGCGCGACGCCGCTCGTCAGCGGCGTCATCGCCCTCATGCTGGAAGCCAATCCCGACCTGACGCAGCGCGACGTCCAGCACATCCTCGTCGAGTCGGCCGAGACCATCGATCCGACCGACTCGTCCTGGCAGACGAACGGTGCCGGGCACGACGTCAGCGTCTTCTACGGCCACGGTGCCATCGACGCCGAGGCCGCGGTCAATCTGGCGCTCAATTGGGAGACCGTCGGAGATGAGATCTCGGTCGACGCGTTCGAGACGGTCAACCAGACCATTCCCGAGAACAGCACCGGCATCACGCGAACGCTCACCCTGCCAGCCGGCGTCGACATCGAGCACATCGAGGTCGTCCTGGACATCACCCACGGCTATCGCGGCGATGTCGTCGCGACGCTGACCAGCCCGGATGGCACCGTTAGTCCGCTCCTTCGCTTCACCGGACAGCAGGGCGACTCGGGCAACAACTACAACAACTGGGTCGTCACCAGTACCCAGCACTGGGGCGAGAGCAGCGAAGGCGACTGGACGCTCCAGCTGTCCGACGGCTTCGTCGGCGACATCGGCGTGATCAACAGCTGGGGCATCGCCGCCTTCGGCACGTCTTCGGCGTCGCCGGTGAATGTCCTCGCCAGCGACTACGACGTCGACGCGAGCCAGGCCGTGACGTTCGAGTTCGACAAGGACGTCGGCGCGAGCCTCGATGCCTCTGATCTGGTCGTCACCAACGCCGACACGGGCAACGTCGTGGCCGTCACCCCGTCGCTTTCGTATGACGCGATCGAGAACGTCGCAACGTTCGAGTTCGGCAACCTGCCCGACGGCAACTACGTCGCGATGCTTCCGGCCGCGGCCGCAGAAGCAGACGGCCAGCCGCTCGTCGGCGACGTGAGCGTGCCGTTCTTCGTCCTCGCCGCCGACGCCAACGCCGACCGCGTGGTCGACCTGTCCGACTTCGGCATCCTGCGGTCCAATTTCGGTTCGGCCGGCCTCTTCAGCGACGGCGACTTCAACTACGACGGCACCGTCGACCTCGCCGACTTCGGCATCCTGCGTGCCCAGTTCGGCAGCGCCGTTGCCGAGCCGTCGTCGTCGCTCTTTGCCGACGACGAGGCGTAG
- a CDS encoding YHYH protein → MPQRRFAVWILSPIAVAASAALAHEGHTHDDPGAASPAGVVASMADAPNLVRGEVRDGFRYVWANGVPDHRPGQFPNRGNPHSISEQRYAIRIPFDPAAPDGPVHNAADVYSDRGMLFGIALNGVVFEPGTAMSWSPQGVQRGGRLGDWVYEAIGGSVDLGVDHANAHVQRTGAYHYHGIPTPMIREDRPTLVGYAADGYPIYGPLGYEDPSDPRSKLVTLKSSWRLKTDNRPQPPAGPGGTPDGRFTADFEYVPHSGDLDRLNGRFAVTPEYPDGVYHYVLTETFPHVPRGFASEPDASFRRTPGQGEAQANGRRDRRRR, encoded by the coding sequence ATGCCACAACGCCGTTTTGCCGTCTGGATTCTGTCGCCGATTGCCGTCGCTGCCTCGGCAGCCCTCGCGCACGAGGGGCACACGCACGATGACCCAGGTGCGGCGTCACCTGCCGGCGTGGTCGCCAGCATGGCCGACGCGCCAAACCTGGTCCGCGGCGAGGTGCGCGACGGTTTCCGATACGTCTGGGCCAACGGCGTGCCGGACCATCGGCCGGGGCAGTTTCCCAATCGTGGCAATCCGCACTCGATCAGCGAACAGCGTTACGCCATTCGCATTCCTTTCGATCCTGCCGCGCCGGACGGACCGGTGCACAATGCGGCCGACGTCTACTCGGATCGCGGCATGCTCTTCGGCATCGCGCTCAACGGCGTCGTCTTCGAGCCGGGCACGGCCATGAGCTGGTCGCCTCAGGGTGTCCAACGCGGCGGTCGGCTGGGCGATTGGGTCTACGAGGCTATCGGCGGAAGCGTCGACCTTGGCGTCGATCATGCCAACGCCCACGTGCAACGCACCGGCGCGTACCACTACCACGGCATCCCGACGCCGATGATCCGCGAGGATCGGCCGACCCTCGTCGGCTACGCGGCCGACGGCTACCCGATCTACGGCCCGCTCGGCTACGAAGACCCGTCCGATCCGCGCAGCAAGCTCGTCACGCTCAAGTCGTCGTGGCGACTCAAGACCGACAACCGTCCACAACCACCGGCCGGCCCCGGCGGCACGCCCGACGGGCGATTCACGGCTGACTTCGAGTACGTCCCTCACAGCGGCGACCTCGATCGGCTCAACGGCCGATTCGCAGTCACGCCGGAGTACCCGGACGGCGTTTACCACTACGTCCTGACCGAGACCTTCCCGCACGTTCCACGCGGCTTCGCCAGCGAGCCGGACGCAAGCTTCCGACGAACGCCTGGACAGGGAGAAGCCCAGGCGAACGGTCGTCGCGACCGCAGGCGTCGTTGA